In Sedimentibacter sp. MB31-C6, one genomic interval encodes:
- a CDS encoding Mrp/NBP35 family ATP-binding protein produces MSENCSQSCNSCGEDCADRSAQQTDFREKPHKLSKIKKVIGVVSGKGGVGKSLVTSILAVEMNRREYKTAIFDADITGPSIPKAFGIKEKATGTEEGVLPVKSKTGIDIMSINLLLDNDTDPVVWRGPIIANTVKQFWTDVIWNDVDYMFIDMPPGTGDVPLTVFQSIPVDGIIIVTSPQELVSMIVTKAVNMAESMNIPIIGLVENMSYFKCPDCDKEYKIFGDSHIDDIAKKHNIEVLAKLPIDPKIAKSCDRGMIELYESNFFSNVVRVLENK; encoded by the coding sequence ATGAGCGAAAATTGTAGCCAAAGTTGTAATTCTTGTGGAGAAGATTGTGCAGATAGAAGTGCACAACAAACTGATTTTAGAGAAAAACCTCATAAATTGAGCAAAATTAAAAAAGTAATAGGAGTAGTAAGTGGAAAGGGAGGAGTAGGTAAATCTTTAGTTACGTCTATTCTTGCCGTTGAAATGAACAGAAGAGAGTATAAAACAGCTATTTTTGATGCTGATATAACAGGTCCTTCAATACCAAAAGCATTTGGCATTAAAGAAAAAGCTACTGGTACTGAAGAAGGGGTTCTTCCTGTAAAAAGCAAAACAGGAATAGATATAATGTCGATTAATTTGTTGTTAGACAATGACACAGATCCAGTAGTTTGGAGAGGACCAATTATAGCTAACACAGTTAAACAGTTTTGGACAGATGTAATATGGAACGATGTTGATTACATGTTTATAGATATGCCACCAGGTACAGGAGATGTTCCACTTACCGTTTTTCAATCCATTCCAGTTGACGGGATTATTATTGTAACATCGCCTCAGGAACTAGTGTCAATGATAGTTACTAAAGCAGTTAATATGGCAGAAAGCATGAATATACCTATTATTGGTTTAGTAGAAAATATGTCTTATTTCAAATGTCCTGATTGTGATAAGGAATATAAAATATTCGGAGACAGTCATATTGATGATATAGCAAAAAAACATAATATTGAAGTATTAGCTAAACTACCAATTGATCCAAAAATTGCAAAGTCCTGTGATAGAGGAATGATAGAACTTTATGAAAGTAACTTTTTTAGTAATGTAGTAAGAGTATTAGAAAATAAATAA
- a CDS encoding ATP-binding protein, whose product MKQLLILSGKGGTGKTTVASAFIKLSNAKAYSDCDVDAPNLHLVMNQSSQAYNSDYYGLPKAQINNELCTKCDLCRQKCRFDAIAVKEDYTIDYFACEGCGVCEALCPVDAIKMKPAVAGELMLYKNGTVFSTAQLKMGSGTSGMLVTKVKNQMKEAIVYADLAIIDGSPGIGCPVIASITGVDMVLIVAEPSISGISDMERIINTAKKFNTKIALCINKFDTNLENTKKIEIYCNKFKLPFVGKIPFDKEAVNAINKGQSIVEIKCEAGKATKEVFEKTIKILDEEI is encoded by the coding sequence ATGAAACAACTGTTAATCCTTAGCGGTAAAGGTGGTACAGGTAAAACGACTGTAGCTAGCGCATTTATTAAGTTATCAAATGCTAAGGCGTATTCAGATTGTGATGTAGATGCTCCTAATTTACATCTAGTTATGAATCAATCATCACAAGCGTACAATTCAGACTATTATGGGCTTCCTAAAGCACAAATAAATAATGAGTTATGTACTAAGTGTGATTTATGCAGACAAAAATGTAGATTTGATGCAATAGCAGTAAAAGAAGATTATACTATTGATTATTTTGCATGTGAAGGATGTGGAGTTTGTGAAGCTTTATGTCCAGTTGATGCGATAAAGATGAAACCTGCAGTAGCTGGTGAGTTAATGCTCTACAAAAATGGTACAGTATTTTCAACTGCTCAGCTGAAAATGGGAAGTGGTACATCAGGAATGCTTGTAACTAAAGTGAAGAACCAGATGAAGGAAGCTATTGTTTATGCAGATTTAGCAATTATTGATGGATCCCCGGGAATAGGATGTCCAGTAATTGCATCTATAACTGGCGTAGATATGGTATTAATTGTTGCAGAGCCATCTATATCAGGTATTAGTGATATGGAAAGAATAATTAATACTGCAAAAAAATTTAATACAAAAATTGCTTTGTGCATAAATAAATTTGATACTAATTTAGAAAATACCAAAAAAATTGAAATCTATTGTAATAAGTTTAAATTACCTTTTGTAGGCAAGATACCATTTGATAAAGAAGCAGTTAATGCTATTAATAAAGGTCAAAGTATTGTTGAAATTAAATGTGAGGCAGGTAAAGCAACGAAAGAGGTATTTGAAAAAACTATAAAAATTTTAGATGAGGAGATTTAA